The Candidatus Thermoplasmatota archaeon nucleotide sequence GCTCGCTCGACGAGGAGCGTCCCCACGGCGGTCGCGGCCTGACCGAGCGTGTCGCGCACCGTGAGGCGCACGACGACGACGGAGGGCTCGCCGAATCCGGTCCAACGGACGCGTTCGCCGCGCGCGTCGACGGTCCCGTCGTCGTGGACGTCCCAGGACCACTCGACGACGCCGACGTCGTCGGTCGAGGCGCGGCCGTCGAAGACCACCGGCTCGCCGACGACCACGGCGGAGGGCTCGAACGTCAATCGCGCGACGGGAGGCTCGTCGGTCGTCCGGTCGGGCGCGATGACGCGGATGGTGGCGTTCGCGCGCGCGACGGCCCCCTCGAGGTCCGTCACCGCGACCTCGACCGAGCGCGCGCCCGGCGTGTCGAACGTGCGGTTCGCGCGCGGACCCGACGCACGGACGCCGTCGTCGAAGCGCCACGCGATGGACGCGATGCCGAGGTCGTCCGTGGACCCGCTCGCGTCGAACACGACCCGCGTGCCGACGGGGACGGACCCGTGCGCCGCGTCCGTGACGAGCGAGACGCGCGGCGGCTTGTTGCCGCCCATCGCGGCCCGCACCGCCGCGAAGGCGTCGACGAGGCCGTGGCCCCAGTCGGGGCGGGGATTCGGCGGGCGCGAACCATCGGGCAGCGTCGCCGTCGAGGCGAGCAGGCGCTTGAGGTCGGCGGGCGCGAGGGAAGCGTTCGCCTGGAGCATGAGGGCGAGGATGCCCGCGACGTGCGGCGTCGCCTGGCTCGTGCCGGAGGATTCGCGCGCGCCGCGCGCGGCCCCCGGGACGGCGTCATGGCTCGCGCCCGTGATCGCGACGCCCGGCGCGACCACGTCCGGCTTGATCGCCCCCGGGCACGTCGAGGCGCCGCCGGGCCCGCGCGAGGAGAAGCCCGCGAGCGTCGCGTCCGCGCGATCCTTCGAGCCGCCGTCGTCCACCGCGCCCACGGTGATCGCGGCGCAGGCCATGCCCGGGTTCCCGACGCGGTTCGAGCCCGTGTCCCCGCCGCAAAGCTGCCGGTCGGCGCTCGAGGGCGCCGGGCCGCAGTTCCCCGCGGCGACGACGACCGCGACGCCCGCCGCCGAGAGGCGGTCGATCGCCTGGGCCTCGGGCGAGCTCGTCGAGCCCGGGGCGTGCGTGGAGAAGCTCACCGAGACGACGCGCACGCGCTCGGCCCCGGTCGGTTGGCCGAACCGCGTGCGGCCCGCGTTGAACTCCTCGATCCATTTGAGGCCGCGCAGGAGCCCGCCGCTTTCGAGCGAAGCGAGCGAAGGCGCGATCTTCACGACGACGAGCTTCGCGCCGGGCGCGACGCCTTTCGGGACGCCGCCCGCCGCGTCGCCGCGACCGAGAAGGATGGACGCGACGTGCGTGCCGTGCCCGTTCGTGTCGTCGGGCGCGGTCGAGACGTCGCGCGCCGCGTAGCAGGTCGCGTCCGTTCCGGCGGGATCGGAGACGGGATTCGAGCAGGGGGAAGAGACGTCGAGGCCCGCGAGGAACGCGCCCGCGAAGGTGGGATGCTCGACGTCGACCCCCGTGTCGAGCACGGCCACCGTGACGCCCGCGCCGGTGATCGCGGGAAGATGCGTCTCGACGCCGAGGCCGTCGTGGCCGCGCACGCGCAGGACCGCGGTCGAGGCGCCGAGCGCCGCCGCAAGAGGCGCGGCCGCAAGGAGCGCGGCGAGGGCGAGGACGGGAAGAAGGCGGACCCTGGTCAAGCGCGAGGCTCCAGCCCGCGGTCGTTCGTCCGGGTCCTCTTAAAGGTTGCCGGCCGCGGGCTGACCGCGCCGGCCCTCGCGCGGCGGGCCGCGGTCGCGCCCTCAAGACCGCGCGAGCACGCGCCAGCCGCCCGCGAGCCTCCGCACGCGGGCGGGCCCCCATTCCCCTTCCTCGTCCTTGAGCGGGCGGAAGGCGAGCGGCGCCCCGAGGTCGCGCGCGAGCGCCCAGGCGGCGCGCTGCAGCTCCTCCGGGAGGCGGCGCGCGACGACGAGATCGGATCCCGCGTAGAGCGCGCGGTCGGGGCGGACGAGGTCGTCGAGGGCCGCGCGAAGCGGCGAAGGAGCCTCGAGGACGCCGGGATCGACGTCGGTCACGAGGACGTCCGCGCCGCGCTCGGCGAAGGCGAGCGCGAGATCGAACCGCCGCCCCGCCGCGACCTCCGCGACGCGGCGCGCCCCGGGGAAGGCGACGAGGACGGGCGCGTCGAGCGGGTCCGGGGTCACGCGCGGCAAGGCGCGGCCGGGATGAAGAACGTGCGCCTGGCCCGGCCGTCGGGGGATTCCGGCAAGGTTTTTCGCCCGCTTGGCGTCTCAAGGGCGTGCTCATGATCCATTTCCGGAACTTCGAGCACGAGGACCTCTTCGACGTCGTGCGGCTCGCGAACGCGAGCCTCCAGGAGTCGTACGACGGCGGGCTCTTCCTCCAGCTCGGAGACCTCTATCCGGACGGATTCATCGTGGCCGAGGGCCCGAACGGGATCCTCGGTTTCCTCCTCGGCGTCGTCGAGCGGGCGTACGAAGCGCGCATCCTCATCCTTGCCGTGGACCCGCGCCACCGCAAGCTCGGCGTCGGGTCGCGGCTCTGCCGCCTTTTCGAGGAGCGGTTCGCGCGAAGCGGGATCCGGCGCATCAATCTCGAGGTCCGGGTCGCGAACGAGCCCGCGATCCGCCTCTACGAGAGTCTCGGATTCGAGCGGAAACGCGTCATCGACCGGTATTACGCGGACGGCGAGGACGCTTACGTGATGTCCAAGATCGTCGGTTGACGGCGTTCGATTCATGAGGGAGGGCGGCCCTCGCGGCCGCGTGCTCCTCCGGTACCGCGCCCAGGGCGACCGCGTCTACGTCGCGATCGGCGACCGCGTGGAGAACGAGACGCGCCTCTGGCAGACGCTTGCGCGCTGGGGCGTCCAGACCCAGTCCGAGGCCGTGAGCCGCACGTCCCTCGAGTTCCGGCGCTGGATCCCGCGGGACATGTTCCCGAAGCTCGAGAAGGCTGCCCGCATGCTCCGCTGGCGGCTCGAGCCCGAGGCCGGGGAGGCGGTCGTCGGCGGCGGATCCGCCCGCCAGGCGTACGAGTCGGAGCGTCCCGTCGACGTCGCGACCGTCCTCGACCTCGCGAAGCATGAGGAACCCCTCCAGGCCGCGACCGTCCTGCGCGCCGCGCGCGTGAAGCTCGCGACCTTCGCGGCGGAACGGCCGGGTTTCGCGACCGAGGCCCGGCGCGACGTCGCGACGCTCGACGCCGCGATCGAGAAGTTGCGCGCCGAGGCCGAGCGCCGGCAGGCGGCCGCGAAAGCCGACGAGAAGCGCGAACTCTCGTCGCTCGTCGTCGGCGTCGCGAGCGAGGACGTGTGGCGCGCGTTCGAGACGCTCAGGAGCTTGCGCGACGCCGCGCGCCGGCTCGAGCCGCTTGCGCGCCGTCCGACGCCGACGGTCGAGCTTCCGGCGGAGCTTCCGCGCTTCCGCGGGCACCTGCGGCACTACCAGGAGGACGGCGTCAAGTTCCTCCTCTCGCGCAACCTCAACGCAGTCCTCGCGGACGAGATGGGTCTCGGGAAGACGGTGATGGCGATCGCCGCCGTCGCGGCCGCGAACGAGCGCGCGCTCGTCGTCGGACCCGCGAACGTGCTCTACAACTGGGCGGAGGAGGTCGTCCGCTTCACGGGCGAGATGGCGTGCGTCTGGCACGAGCGACGCGCGATAGGGCCGCGCGACGCGCGCTTCGTCATCACCTCGTACGATTCGATGCGCACGCTTCCCGACGACCTCGTGGACCCGGCCGACCGCGCGGTGCTCATCCTCGACGAGGCCCATCTCGTGCGCAATCCCGAGACGCAGCGCGCCCAGCTCGCGCGCGCCCTCCCCCAGACGCGCCGCATCCTTCTCACCGGCACGCCGCT carries:
- a CDS encoding S8 family serine peptidase, which produces MTRVRLLPVLALAALLAAAPLAAALGASTAVLRVRGHDGLGVETHLPAITGAGVTVAVLDTGVDVEHPTFAGAFLAGLDVSSPCSNPVSDPAGTDATCYAARDVSTAPDDTNGHGTHVASILLGRGDAAGGVPKGVAPGAKLVVVKIAPSLASLESGGLLRGLKWIEEFNAGRTRFGQPTGAERVRVVSVSFSTHAPGSTSSPEAQAIDRLSAAGVAVVVAAGNCGPAPSSADRQLCGGDTGSNRVGNPGMACAAITVGAVDDGGSKDRADATLAGFSSRGPGGASTCPGAIKPDVVAPGVAITGASHDAVPGAARGARESSGTSQATPHVAGILALMLQANASLAPADLKRLLASTATLPDGSRPPNPRPDWGHGLVDAFAAVRAAMGGNKPPRVSLVTDAAHGSVPVGTRVVFDASGSTDDLGIASIAWRFDDGVRASGPRANRTFDTPGARSVEVAVTDLEGAVARANATIRVIAPDRTTDEPPVARLTFEPSAVVVGEPVVFDGRASTDDVGVVEWSWDVHDDGTVDARGERVRWTGFGEPSVVVVRLTVRDTLGQAATAVGTLLVERAPVEDPAPATPSAPRDATPPTLSIVSPEDGARRLEGEILVSWRAGDDAVRVVVWLDDVAVHETDRGGAGRVALRASAGPHTLLLKAWDEAGNAAIARASFSAYAAEPLEPADAGEPDVEPAPAPRGVPGPALLAIALGLAAAARLTRRR
- a CDS encoding UPF0146 family protein — translated: MTPDPLDAPVLVAFPGARRVAEVAAGRRFDLALAFAERGADVLVTDVDPGVLEAPSPLRAALDDLVRPDRALYAGSDLVVARRLPEELQRAAWALARDLGAPLAFRPLKDEEGEWGPARVRRLAGGWRVLARS
- a CDS encoding GNAT family N-acetyltransferase, with product MIHFRNFEHEDLFDVVRLANASLQESYDGGLFLQLGDLYPDGFIVAEGPNGILGFLLGVVERAYEARILILAVDPRHRKLGVGSRLCRLFEERFARSGIRRINLEVRVANEPAIRLYESLGFERKRVIDRYYADGEDAYVMSKIVG
- a CDS encoding DEAD/DEAH box helicase, with amino-acid sequence MLLRYRAQGDRVYVAIGDRVENETRLWQTLARWGVQTQSEAVSRTSLEFRRWIPRDMFPKLEKAARMLRWRLEPEAGEAVVGGGSARQAYESERPVDVATVLDLAKHEEPLQAATVLRAARVKLATFAAERPGFATEARRDVATLDAAIEKLRAEAERRQAAAKADEKRELSSLVVGVASEDVWRAFETLRSLRDAARRLEPLARRPTPTVELPAELPRFRGHLRHYQEDGVKFLLSRNLNAVLADEMGLGKTVMAIAAVAAANERALVVGPANVLYNWAEEVVRFTGEMACVWHERRAIGPRDARFVITSYDSMRTLPDDLVDPADRAVLILDEAHLVRNPETQRAQLARALPQTRRILLTGTPLVNGIADFYELLRHVDALRWTSRASFQETWVVDPDLFNKYPQVRKATADFIQRATADVVLRRRKEEVLAELPPRTISVRRHDLAPEDLVAYRRLETRAEEAIRERRTDVAVFAALHALRQHLSTARVPAVLERVEELLEAGERVVVYSHYLEPLRKLAEALGDKARMLSGETPPRERQAIARTLGEAGRHQVILAQMEAGGIGINLTAARHVLFVHFGWTPAAHAQAMDRVHRIGQDRPVLVEFFVTPDTIDERMIDILLRKEADQNLVLADASDVLNREAVLKLLADKLAEAREAADAATFDGSGQAAPKGSRARPAPGDGKP